In Bacillus sp. FJAT-45037, the following are encoded in one genomic region:
- the argH gene encoding argininosuccinate lyase codes for MSKLWGGRFTKSASEWVDAFGASIGFDQKLVHEDITGSLAHVTMLGKCGILPMDEVEQIQTGLKTLQKKAEAGELIFSVQNEDIHLNLEKLLIDEIGPVGGKLHTGRSRNDQVATDMHMYLRHETLEIMEAVKSVQTALLDQAKQHVETLVPGYTHLQRAQPISFAHHLLAYFWMLERDYSRYQDSLKRLNISPLGAGALAGTTFPIDRQYTAELLGFDGLYENSLDAVSDRDFILEFLSASATLMMHLSRLCEELILWSSQEFQFVEMDDSFATGSSIMPQKKNPDMAELIRGKTGRVYGSLFSLLTVLKGLPLAYNKDMQEDKEGMFDAVETVKGSLKIFAGMIETMTVKSETMEKAVHQDFSNATELADYLATKGMPFREAHEIVGKLVLQAIQANVYLLDLSMDDYKKASDLFEKDIFTVLQPKTVVERRNSAGGTGFNQVRSAIKKAENLLQPGEEGAVSVT; via the coding sequence GTGAGTAAGTTATGGGGAGGACGTTTTACAAAATCAGCAAGTGAATGGGTCGATGCATTTGGTGCATCGATCGGTTTTGATCAGAAACTCGTCCACGAAGATATCACGGGGAGTTTGGCCCATGTAACGATGCTCGGAAAGTGTGGAATCCTCCCGATGGATGAAGTGGAGCAAATTCAAACAGGCCTTAAAACGTTGCAAAAGAAAGCGGAGGCAGGTGAGTTGATATTCTCTGTTCAGAATGAAGACATTCACCTCAATCTTGAAAAACTCTTGATTGATGAGATTGGACCAGTCGGTGGTAAGTTGCATACAGGACGCAGTCGTAACGACCAAGTCGCAACAGACATGCATATGTACTTACGACACGAAACATTAGAGATTATGGAGGCTGTGAAATCGGTACAAACTGCCCTATTAGATCAAGCGAAGCAGCATGTCGAAACACTGGTACCAGGATATACTCATCTTCAAAGAGCACAACCGATTTCATTTGCACATCATTTACTCGCATACTTTTGGATGCTTGAACGTGATTATAGTCGCTATCAAGATAGTTTAAAGCGATTGAATATTTCACCGCTTGGTGCAGGAGCGTTGGCTGGAACGACATTTCCGATTGATCGTCAATATACAGCGGAATTGTTAGGATTTGATGGACTATATGAAAATAGTTTAGATGCGGTTAGTGACCGTGATTTTATCCTTGAATTTTTGAGTGCTTCAGCGACGTTAATGATGCATCTTTCAAGATTGTGTGAAGAGTTAATTTTGTGGTCGTCTCAAGAGTTTCAATTTGTTGAGATGGATGACAGTTTTGCCACAGGCAGTAGTATTATGCCGCAAAAGAAAAACCCAGATATGGCTGAATTGATTCGCGGGAAAACAGGTCGCGTTTACGGGAGCTTGTTCTCTTTATTGACCGTTCTAAAAGGATTGCCTCTTGCGTATAACAAAGATATGCAAGAAGATAAAGAAGGCATGTTTGATGCGGTTGAAACCGTGAAAGGTTCATTAAAAATTTTTGCTGGAATGATTGAAACAATGACAGTTAAATCAGAAACGATGGAGAAGGCTGTTCATCAAGATTTTTCAAATGCAACAGAGCTAGCCGATTATTTAGCCACAAAAGGAATGCCATTTCGCGAGGCACATGAGATTGTGGGGAAGCTTGTTTTACAGGCTATTCAAGCAAATGTCTACTTGTTAGACTTGTCGATGGATGATTATAAGAAGGCAAGTGACTTATTTGAAAAAGATATCTTTACCGTTCTCCAACCTAAGACCGTTGTCGAGCGTCGAAACAGTGCTGGTGGAACTGGATTTAATCAAGTGCGATCCGCTATTAAAAAAGCAGAAAACTTGTTACAGCCTGGAGAAGAAGGTGCGGTTTCAGTAACATAA
- a CDS encoding EcsC family protein, which translates to MTKSKEQHRLESIREWERTYFDYEPTDVEYTYLKWSDKLFEQLGPTRKEKVVRQLDHLFIHLHAWLQNTRSHEEVKKRIIQYAQVFDPAVVDSSDMRDLSMEQLNYMTEQLMAKQRLLSLSQGGLTGMGGMFLLAADLPAAVAINLRSIQQIACIYGYDLKRPDEMVIALKLFHLATLPKAFQAHHWDKLWSDLEGHNVEDVFYGGEGEVIEPEWLQHFVRQIAKSFVITMLRKKMIQGLPLIGMAVGAGLNYRLSQQVIEVAHKFYQKRLLIERIDR; encoded by the coding sequence ATGACAAAGAGCAAAGAGCAACATCGTCTAGAGTCTATACGAGAATGGGAAAGAACATATTTTGACTATGAACCGACGGATGTAGAATATACGTATTTAAAATGGTCTGATAAGTTATTTGAGCAGTTAGGTCCAACTCGTAAAGAGAAGGTTGTACGTCAACTTGATCATTTGTTTATTCATTTACATGCCTGGTTACAAAATACCAGGTCTCATGAAGAGGTAAAGAAGAGAATCATTCAATATGCGCAAGTGTTTGATCCCGCAGTGGTGGATAGTTCTGATATGCGGGATTTATCGATGGAACAACTCAATTATATGACCGAGCAATTGATGGCTAAGCAGCGATTGTTATCACTATCACAAGGCGGATTGACAGGGATGGGAGGGATGTTTCTTCTAGCTGCCGACTTACCTGCAGCCGTGGCCATTAACTTGCGTTCAATCCAACAGATAGCTTGTATTTATGGCTATGATTTAAAACGTCCCGACGAGATGGTGATCGCCTTAAAATTATTCCACCTAGCAACTTTACCAAAAGCATTCCAAGCGCATCATTGGGACAAGCTATGGTCGGATCTAGAAGGACATAATGTAGAGGATGTCTTTTACGGGGGAGAAGGAGAAGTAATTGAACCAGAATGGCTACAACATTTCGTCAGACAAATTGCGAAAAGCTTTGTCATTACGATGCTTCGAAAAAAAATGATTCAAGGATTACCTCTTATTGGTATGGCTGTCGGTGCAGGTCTGAATTATCGACTGTCTCAACAAGTTATTGAAGTAGCACATAAATTCTATCAAAAAAGATTATTAATTGAACGAATCGATCGGTAA
- a CDS encoding CMP-binding protein has protein sequence MALFLEAQDGEKVTDFFLIREREFRQASNGSEYATLLLERNLELVPAQLWDLTLEQKEQLQPKVLIKGEGVVVTYKQKKLLKLSRVRLVTPEDDVLVSELISRRGISREDLWQELRMMMEEITSPILRTIMKQLFSRRQVRERITTLPASKMYHHAYYAGLLHQIVQLAQAAYQLLPLYPYVNRDLVLTACMLSDIGKTKALRDVVAPDYTTSGELMGHLVLGIEMINDAAREAGISENDVEVIALKHLLLSQNGEVETGYGSAVSEKTAEAILFASLKQLNTKLHAIEMLHERTEEEWVYSPLFKRKMFHPKS, from the coding sequence ATGGCTCTATTTTTAGAGGCGCAAGATGGGGAGAAGGTGACAGACTTCTTTTTAATTCGAGAGCGCGAGTTCAGGCAAGCTTCAAACGGAAGTGAGTACGCAACGCTATTGCTTGAACGGAATTTAGAGCTCGTCCCAGCTCAGTTATGGGACCTTACACTAGAACAAAAGGAGCAACTCCAGCCAAAAGTGTTGATTAAAGGAGAAGGTGTTGTTGTTACCTATAAACAAAAAAAGTTGTTAAAACTGTCTCGCGTTCGTCTAGTCACACCTGAAGATGATGTGTTGGTGAGTGAGCTTATTTCGAGAAGAGGAATTTCGCGGGAAGATTTATGGCAAGAATTGCGAATGATGATGGAGGAAATCACGTCTCCAATTTTACGGACGATCATGAAACAATTGTTTTCTAGGCGTCAAGTGCGAGAACGGATAACGACATTGCCTGCTTCAAAGATGTATCATCATGCGTACTATGCAGGGTTGCTACACCAAATTGTGCAACTCGCTCAAGCAGCGTATCAGTTGTTGCCACTTTATCCTTATGTGAACCGTGATCTAGTCCTTACTGCATGTATGTTATCTGATATTGGTAAAACAAAAGCATTGCGTGATGTTGTGGCTCCTGATTATACGACGAGCGGTGAATTAATGGGTCACCTAGTACTTGGCATTGAGATGATTAATGATGCCGCGAGAGAGGCAGGAATTTCAGAGAATGATGTAGAAGTAATAGCATTGAAGCATCTTCTTTTGAGTCAAAATGGCGAAGTAGAAACTGGCTATGGGAGTGCGGTATCAGAAAAAACAGCAGAGGCTATCTTATTTGCGTCTCTTAAACAGCTGAATACAAAGCTGCATGCAATTGAGATGCTCCATGAAAGAACAGAAGAAGAGTGGGTCTATTCACCACTTTTTAAGCGGAAAATGTTTCATCCTAAATCATAA
- a CDS encoding SDR family oxidoreductase yields MRHALITAGSKGLGVQVTEALLKEGYSVTVTYRSDLKAVEKIKQRWQEAHERLQFIQADVTKKEDIERVVIETTDRFGKIDLLINNAGPYVFERKKLVDYEEAEWYEMIEGNLSAVYHLLKKVVPIMREQQYGRIVMYGFQGANSAPGWIYRSAYGAAKVGLVSLMKTISIEEAEYGITANMVCPGNILGEMKEATIQQAREHPDSETPIGRSGTGEDIARTVLFLCEEDADMVTGTVVEVTGGVDVIHRYR; encoded by the coding sequence ATGAGACATGCATTAATTACGGCTGGTTCTAAAGGATTAGGTGTTCAGGTCACAGAAGCATTGTTGAAAGAAGGCTATTCCGTTACTGTTACATATAGAAGCGACCTTAAAGCGGTCGAAAAGATCAAACAGCGTTGGCAAGAGGCACATGAGCGTCTGCAATTTATCCAAGCAGATGTCACTAAGAAGGAAGATATTGAACGTGTTGTAATAGAAACAACCGATCGTTTTGGCAAAATCGATCTACTCATTAATAACGCTGGGCCCTATGTCTTTGAGCGTAAAAAGCTCGTTGATTACGAAGAAGCGGAATGGTACGAAATGATTGAGGGAAACTTGAGTGCGGTCTATCATTTACTAAAAAAGGTTGTCCCAATTATGCGTGAGCAACAATATGGTCGCATTGTGATGTACGGCTTCCAAGGGGCTAATAGTGCACCAGGTTGGATTTACCGCTCGGCTTATGGTGCTGCAAAAGTAGGACTTGTCTCACTTATGAAGACGATCTCAATTGAAGAGGCCGAATACGGGATTACGGCAAATATGGTTTGTCCTGGTAATATATTAGGAGAGATGAAGGAAGCAACGATTCAACAAGCGAGAGAGCATCCGGATTCTGAGACACCAATCGGTCGTTCTGGCACAGGGGAAGATATTGCTCGAACGGTATTGTTTTTATGTGAAGAGGATGCAGATATGGTGACAGGGACTGTTGTT
- a CDS encoding argininosuccinate synthase: MKNKKVVLAYSGGLDTSVAIKWLADKGYDVIAVGLDVGEGKDLDFIKEKALKVGAIQSYTIDAKKEYAEGFVLPALQAHALYEQKYPLVSALSRPLISKKLVEIAAQTGADAVAHGCTGKGNDQVRFEVSIQALNPDLEVLAPVREWGWSRDEEIAYAKQHNIPIPVDLDNPYSVDQNLWGRSNECGVLEDPWATPPEGAYELTAALENTPDIADIIEIEFEQGVPISLDGKAYPLDELILALNQLAGKHGVGRIDHVENRLVGIKSREVYECPGAMTLIKAHKELEDLTLPKEVAHFKPVVEKKFTELIYEGLWFSPLQPAIAAFLKETQKSVTGVVRVKLFKGHAIVEGRKSEFSLYNEKLATYTKDDEFDHNAAVGFISLWGLPTKVHSMVNKKKEEVKL, translated from the coding sequence ATGAAAAACAAAAAGGTTGTATTAGCATATTCAGGCGGGTTAGATACTTCGGTTGCAATCAAGTGGTTAGCAGATAAAGGCTATGATGTTATTGCTGTTGGCCTAGATGTTGGCGAAGGTAAAGATTTAGACTTTATAAAAGAGAAAGCTTTAAAAGTAGGAGCGATCCAATCTTATACAATTGATGCAAAGAAAGAATATGCAGAAGGCTTTGTGCTTCCTGCTCTGCAAGCTCATGCATTATATGAACAAAAATATCCACTTGTTTCGGCATTGTCTCGTCCGCTTATCTCGAAAAAATTAGTAGAGATTGCCGCACAAACTGGTGCCGATGCGGTTGCACATGGGTGCACGGGAAAAGGGAACGACCAGGTTCGGTTTGAAGTGTCAATTCAAGCTCTAAATCCTGACCTAGAGGTGCTGGCCCCAGTACGTGAGTGGGGTTGGTCACGTGATGAAGAAATTGCTTATGCGAAACAACATAACATTCCAATTCCAGTTGATTTAGATAATCCGTACTCTGTTGATCAGAACTTATGGGGACGTAGTAATGAGTGTGGGGTCCTTGAAGATCCTTGGGCAACGCCACCTGAGGGCGCATATGAGTTAACAGCTGCACTTGAGAACACGCCAGATATAGCCGATATCATTGAGATTGAATTTGAACAAGGTGTACCAATTAGCTTAGACGGTAAAGCGTATCCATTAGATGAATTAATTCTAGCTTTGAATCAACTAGCAGGCAAACATGGGGTTGGACGTATTGACCATGTCGAGAACCGTCTTGTTGGAATTAAATCTCGTGAGGTCTATGAGTGTCCAGGTGCGATGACATTAATTAAAGCGCATAAAGAGTTAGAAGATTTAACTCTTCCTAAAGAAGTTGCTCATTTTAAGCCAGTTGTTGAAAAGAAATTCACAGAATTAATTTATGAAGGGCTATGGTTCTCGCCGCTTCAACCTGCGATTGCTGCGTTTTTAAAAGAAACACAAAAATCTGTCACGGGTGTCGTTCGTGTAAAACTATTTAAAGGACATGCGATTGTCGAAGGACGGAAATCAGAGTTCTCTTTATATAATGAGAAGCTAGCAACATATACAAAAGACGATGAATTTGATCATAATGCGGCAGTCGGTTTTATTTCACTTTGGGGATTACCGACGAAAGTACACAGCATGGTGAACAAAAAGAAGGAGGAAGTCAAACTGTGA